Within Longimicrobium sp., the genomic segment CGCATACCGCGCAGGGCCGTGGGATCTTGCCGCGGACGCCTCTGGGCTGGGGCGCGGCAGCGACACGAAAGCCCGAAACGCGTTCAGCCCGGCATTGGGTGAGCGTCAAACCCTGCTGGGGCGAATGAATTCGCGGCAACAACTACACGAAGTCCGCCTTCGCGGACTGGCTTGCTCGGGTGCAATCTGCAGCCAGGGGGCGCGCCAGGGGTGTGTGGCGGCATCTGTCATCCAGAGGCGCAAGCGCACCGAACCTACCCGCCCCCGCTCGTCCCCGCATACATTCGGGGCGAGTCGTCGAACTACCACCAACCCGGCCTTCACGCGGCGACGCGATCATGCCCCCACCACCCCTGCTCCTCCGCCCGTGGCGCCCCGAGGACGCGCCGGAACTCCGCGGGGCGATCGATGAAAGCCTCGCGGAGTTGCGCCAGTGGATGACGTGGGGCCCGGACGAGCCGACGCCGCTCGACGTGCTCACCCGCCGCCTGGCGGGGTACGCCGACGATTTCCACGCGGGGTTGCGGTGGAGATTCGCCGTCGTCCATCGGCTGACCGGGCAGCTGCTGGGAGGTGCGAGCCTTCACCCCTACCCCGGCCCCGGCGCGCTGGAGGTGGGCTACTGGGTCCGCTGGTCGGAGGTGCGGCAGG encodes:
- a CDS encoding GNAT family protein, yielding MPPPPLLLRPWRPEDAPELRGAIDESLAELRQWMTWGPDEPTPLDVLTRRLAGYADDFHAGLRWRFAVVHRLTGQLLGGASLHPYPGPGALEVGYWVRWSEVRQGIAACAAGALTRHAFAHHQVERVEIWCDPGNVASARVALALGFEPVGNREIERSDGSPRQVDVYRLEDGDRLRLRPGHDVLIAAGTQRPPY